A part of Scophthalmus maximus strain ysfricsl-2021 chromosome 20, ASM2237912v1, whole genome shotgun sequence genomic DNA contains:
- the LOC124849739 gene encoding uncharacterized protein LOC124849739, producing the protein MYPRRKIPQEVRGWDRDQSKEGTKSAVNQKWWRRGCQQEERQNPICLSSRYDVLMHETDGVTDRKCEPGEQVKVFPSVQNRRAKQNACCQRMAEELREERKKNKILQEELEGFRSSLEAERHRLEGYEAGILVVQQLVDDFYRELDKEIKPHGDQASRKPPSVLNSTAQGDASRQKMAGDLQVEREKQERPHEQQQRVGDSCQEEVLSVGRQADDPQRQLDTETTESLTDQLFLQQLKAEQEAFSQKKVTEELQGERKSKGILQEELERVSASHHEDRQEHDEDMLITARPLAEDAQEELGELQLHGLQP; encoded by the coding sequence ATGTACCCAAGAAGGAAAATCCCCCAAGAGGTCAGAGGTTGGGACAGGGACCAGTCAAAAGAAGGAACGAAGTCTGCCGTCAATCAGaagtggtggaggagaggctgtCAGCAAGAAGAGCGCCAGAACCCGATTTGTCTGAGCTCTCGGTACGATGTACTAATGCATGAAACCGACGGCGTGACAGACCGAAAGTGTGAGCCTGGCGAGCAAGTCAAGGTTTTCCCCTCCGTCCAAAACCGCAGGGCTAAGCAGAACGCCTGCTGCCAACGGATGGCGGAGGAGCTgcgggaagagaggaagaaaaacaagatcctccaagaggagctggagggatTCAGAAGTTCACTGGAGGCGGAGCGCCACAGGCTCGAAGGGTATGAAGCCGGCATCCTCGTTGTGCAGCAGCTGGTTGACGACTTTTATCGTGAGCTCGACAAGGAAATCAAGCCCCACGGGGACCAGGCCTCACGGAAGCCGCCCTCGGTCCTCAACTCGACGGCTCAGGGGGACGCCAGTCGCCAGAAGATGGCGGGGGACCTCCaggtagagagggagaaacaagaGAGGCCCCacgaacagcagcagagagtcgGAGATTCATGCCAAGAAGAAGTCCTCTCAGTGGGGCGGCAGGCCGACGACCCTCAGCGTCAGCTCGACACAGAAACCACAGAGTCTCTCACTGACCAGCTCTTCCTGCAACAACTGAAGGCCGAGCAGGAAGCCTTCAGTCAGAAGAAGGTGACGGAGGAGCTccagggggagaggaagagcaaagggattctccaagaagaactggaGAGGGTCTCGGCTTCGCACCACGAGGACAGACAGGAGCACGACGAGGACATGCTCATCACCGCGAGGCCGCTGGCTGAAGACGCTCAGGAGGAGTTGGGCGAGCTGCAGTTACACGGGCTTCAACCTTGA